The Halorhodospira halophila SL1 genomic sequence CGAGGGGACGGACGCCGAGCCAGCCCTCGAGGCCCTGGTCCGGCTGGTCACCGAGGGATTCGGCGAGACCGAGCACGGCTGATCGCCGCCGGGCGCTTACTGCCCGGCGACGGTCATCTCCTCGACCAGGATGGAGCCACAACGGATGTTCCCACGGCGGTCCACGTCGCTGCCCACCACCTGGATCCCGGCGAACAGATCGCGCAGATGGCCGGCGATGGTGATCTCCTGCACGGGACGGTCGATGACCCCGTTCTCCACCCAGAAGCCGGCGGCACCGCGGGAGTAGTCACCGGTCACCAGGTTGACCCCCTGGCCCATGAGTTCGGTGACCACCAGCCCCCGGCCCATGCGCCGGATCAGCCCTTCGAAGTCCTCCCCGGCGCCCCCCGAAACCTCCAGGTTGTGGACCCCGCCGGCATTGGCCGTGGTCTCCAGCCCCAGGCGCCGCGCCGAGTAGCTGTCGAGCACGTAGCGCTGCAGCACCCCGTCCTGGACCAGCGCCGAATCGGCAGTGGCGACCCCCTCGGCATCGAAGGCGGTACTCCCCAGGGCCTGGCGGATATGCGGCCGCTCGACCATCTGCAGCCACGCCGGGAAGAGCTGCTCGCCGGCGCTGTCCACCAGGAACGACGCCTGCCGGTACAGCGCGCTGCCGCGCACCGCCGAGACCAAGTGGCCGACCAGCCCGCGGGCCACCGGGGCACGGAACAGCACCGGCACCCGCTCGGTGCTCAGACTCTCGGCACCGAGCCGCGCGACCGCGTGCTCGGCCGCCTGCCGCCCCACGCTCCGGGCGTCCTCCAGGGCCGCCGGATCGCGGGCCACGGTGTACCAATAGTCTCGCTGCATGGCTTCGCCGCGGCCGGCCACCGCCACGCAGTGGATGCTGTGCCGCGACTCCGGGAGCACCGAGAAGAAGCCGTGGCTGTTGCCGTAGGCGTGCAGGCCTCGGTGGATGCTCACCCCGGCCCCCTCGGTATTCTCGATGCGCGGGTCGGCCTCGACCGCCGCAGACTCGCAGTCACGGGCCAGCTCGACCGCGTCATCCGCCGCCAGCGGCCAGGGGTGGTCGAGGTCCAGGTCCGGCGGATGGACGGCCATGCGCTCGGCCGGCGCCAGCCCATTGGCCGGATCCTCGGAGGTATAGCGGGCGATGTCGCAGGCCGCCTGAACGGCGTCGCGCACCGCCTGCTCGGAGAGTTCGCCGGCCGAGGCACTGCCCTTGCGGCCGCCGAAGTAGACCGTAACCCCCATGTCCCGTCCGCGGTGGTGCTCCAGGGTATCGATCTCGCCCTTGCGCACATTCACCGACAGACCGACATCCCCGGAGCAGGCCGCCTCCGCTGCGTCGGCGCCGTGCTGGCGGGCCTCGTCGAGGGCCTGCTGCACCAGGTCCTCCAGCGTTCCCGGGGCAGGTAGCTCGTTGCGTGGATCCGGCATGGGTTCGCCTTTTCCGTTGTGAGTTGGGTTTCCAGGCAGCGGCGCGGTGCGGCTAGGCCTGCGTGCCACCGACGGTCATGCCGTCGACCTTGAGCGTCGGCTGACCGACCCCCACGGGGACGCTCTGCCCCTCCTTGCCGCAGACCCCGATGCCGCCGTCGAGCGCCAGGTCGTTGCCCACCATGCTCACCCGCGTCAGCACGTCCGGGCCGTTGCCGATCAGTGTCGCGCCCTTGACCGGGTGCTGGATGCGCCCGTTCTCGATCCAGTAGGCCTCGCTGGCCGAGAAGACGAACTTGCCCGAGGTGATATCCACCTGGCCGCCGCCGAAGTTCACCGCGTACAGCCCCTGATCCACGGAGGCGATGATCTCCTCGGGGTCGTGGGGGCCGGCGAGCATGTAGGTGTTGGTCATCCGCGGCATGGGCAGGTGCGCGTAGGACTCCCGCCGGGCGTTGCCGGTCCGGGCCATGCCCATCAGACCGGCGTTCTGCCGATCCTGCATGTAGCCGGTCAGCACCCCGTCCTCGATGAGGGTATTGCACTGGCTCGGATGGCCCTCATCGTCGATGTTCAGCGAGCCGCGCCGCTGGGCGATGGTGCCGTCATCGACCACGGTACACAGGGGCGACGCCACACGCTCACCGATGCGCCCGCTGAACGCCGAGGTGCCCTTGCGGTTGAAGTCGCCCTCCAGGCCGTGACCGACGGCCTCGTGCAGGAGCACACCGGGCCATCCGGGGCCGAGGACCACGGGCAGATGCCCCGCCGGTGCCTCCTCGGCCTCGAGGTTGACCAGCGCCTGCCGGGCCGCCTCACGGGCGTAGGCCTCGACACGCTCCGGCTCGACGAACTGCTGGTAGTCGTAGCGCCCGCCGCCGCCGGAGCTGCCGCTCTCGCGGCGCTCGCCGGAAGCGGCCAGCACCGAGACATTGAGCCGAACCAGAGGGCGGATATCGCCGGCCCAGCCACCCTCCGAGTTGGCCACCAGGATGGTGTCGTGAGCGCCGGCCAGGCTCGCCACCACATGCACGATGCGCGG encodes the following:
- the tldD gene encoding metalloprotease TldD — protein: MKNHAEAATATRDPLHHAEAQLLAPAALDEARLGQVFSRLLRPGVDFADLYFQAARREAWVLEDGIVREGSYSIDRGVGVRAVSGEKTGFAYCDEIGLEALLDASSAAGAVARSGQSRSLAAFRAGGGRGLYRGDDPLASLSADDKVALLHRAEAAARAVDPRIVHVVASLAGAHDTILVANSEGGWAGDIRPLVRLNVSVLAASGERRESGSSGGGGRYDYQQFVEPERVEAYAREAARQALVNLEAEEAPAGHLPVVLGPGWPGVLLHEAVGHGLEGDFNRKGTSAFSGRIGERVASPLCTVVDDGTIAQRRGSLNIDDEGHPSQCNTLIEDGVLTGYMQDRQNAGLMGMARTGNARRESYAHLPMPRMTNTYMLAGPHDPEEIIASVDQGLYAVNFGGGQVDITSGKFVFSASEAYWIENGRIQHPVKGATLIGNGPDVLTRVSMVGNDLALDGGIGVCGKEGQSVPVGVGQPTLKVDGMTVGGTQA
- the pmbA gene encoding metalloprotease PmbA; this encodes MPDPRNELPAPGTLEDLVQQALDEARQHGADAAEAACSGDVGLSVNVRKGEIDTLEHHRGRDMGVTVYFGGRKGSASAGELSEQAVRDAVQAACDIARYTSEDPANGLAPAERMAVHPPDLDLDHPWPLAADDAVELARDCESAAVEADPRIENTEGAGVSIHRGLHAYGNSHGFFSVLPESRHSIHCVAVAGRGEAMQRDYWYTVARDPAALEDARSVGRQAAEHAVARLGAESLSTERVPVLFRAPVARGLVGHLVSAVRGSALYRQASFLVDSAGEQLFPAWLQMVERPHIRQALGSTAFDAEGVATADSALVQDGVLQRYVLDSYSARRLGLETTANAGGVHNLEVSGGAGEDFEGLIRRMGRGLVVTELMGQGVNLVTGDYSRGAAGFWVENGVIDRPVQEITIAGHLRDLFAGIQVVGSDVDRRGNIRCGSILVEEMTVAGQ